One part of the Musa acuminata AAA Group cultivar baxijiao chromosome BXJ1-5, Cavendish_Baxijiao_AAA, whole genome shotgun sequence genome encodes these proteins:
- the LOC135673785 gene encoding uncharacterized protein LOC135673785: MEFFEGASTVRLRSIHNTYLVADEYSQHVRLDRDGSCSGARWTVEIFTYIGDRRRLRLRSFYGRYLAAHRTETAFLNLTGKKVFQEAPLCFGPRVNWLPLRDGCRVRLKCVFDQFLRAKAGPPPWRNSVTVDTPSFPYTRYWILWDVELLETPAHPPVSPVHICGGASYSSSTVASDAAAASSIVRIPFCFLDLGCSRLPFIVWFDAVLDM; the protein is encoded by the coding sequence ATGGAGTTTTTCGAGGGAGCGAGCACAGTCCGCCTGCGAAGCATCCACAACACGTACCTTGTGGCGGACGAATACTCGCAGCACGTGAGGCTCGATCGAGACGGCTCCTGTAGCGGTGCCCGGTGGACCGTCGAGATCTTCACCTACATTGGCGACCGGCGCCGGCTCCGCCTTAGGAGCTTCTACGGCCGCTACCTCGCTGCTCACCGCACGGAGACCGCCTTCCTCAACCTCACCGGCAAGAAGGTGTTCCAGGAGGCGCCCCTTTGCTTCGGCCCTCGCGTCAACTGGCTGCCGCTCCGCGACGGCTGCCGCGTCCGGCTCAAGTGCGTCTTCGACCAGTTCCTCCGGGCCAAGGCTGGCCCCCCGCCGTGGCGCAATTCGGTGACGGTCGACACCCCGTCGTTCCCCTACACCCGATATTGGATTCTGTGGGACGTCGAATTACTCGAGACGCCGGCACACCCGCCGGTCTCCCCGGTTCACATATGCGGCGGTGCCTCCTACTCCTCCTCCACAGTGGCCAGCGACGCAGCTGCTGCCTCCTCCATCGTACGCATTCCATTCTGCTTCTTGGATCTTGGATGTTCTCGACTGCCATTTATCGTGTGGTTTGATGCTGTTCTTGACATGTGA
- the LOC135673784 gene encoding uncharacterized protein LOC135673784 isoform X2, translating into MRRLEATGGDTRYGQPPTPASPPSMPTTTKSSPTVATERSSSVPPATTPPASSPTPFQPTFSQDNATPYEGAVFGAISCLMAYDRDDDLAVDRHFELLKEFPKDLLSLKRAQTLCFYMGRPDLSLNLVQEVLFCMIGHCLVTLLLNAQQVLVYNKDQSYIYGMLSFPLLELGRMADAEGAARKGLGINSCDLWSQHNLCHVIQYECHFEEAVKFMETCSSTWNSCSSFMYTHNWWHVAVCYLEGDSPLDKVLEVYDHCIWKELERSDAEPAEVYVNALALLMRIYVRDHMHHIAERLMLLANVFKDESMWHVEWHLDILALWALASTKETSKAEGLLKSIKSRFSLMSRKKQQQMQSAIRLAEAIYEYGRGNFQSVFDLLGPDFDATGFKMIGASDEQLDVFNEVWYIVLLNIGQFSKVIEEVKKQVCKRGAPFLWQLLEKAYSMEGRSDALLAGERAKVLEAASFK; encoded by the exons ATGCGACGACTCGAAGCGACCGGTGGGGATACCCGGTACGGACAGCCTCCGACGCCTGCATCGCCGCCATCGATGCCTACTACGACCAAGTCCTCGCCTACGGTCGCGACCGAGCGATCATCCTCCGTGCCGCCCGCCACGACCCCTCCTGCGTCCTCGCCAACGCCCTTTCAGCCCACTTTCTCGCAG GATAATGCTACTCCCTACGAGGGGGCAGTGTTCGGAGCGATCTCTTGCTTGATGGCGTATGACAGGGACGACGACTTGGCGGTAGATCGACACTTCGAG TTGCTGAAGGAGTTCCCTAAAGATCTTTTATCACTAAAAAGGGCACAGACCTTGTGCTTCTACATGGGTCGACCCGATCTATCGCTTAACCTAGTTCAAGAGGTTCTCTTCTGTATGAT tgGTCATTGCTTGGTAACTCTGCTACTGAATGCCCAGCAGGTACTGGTATATAACAAAGATCAGAGTTATATCTATGGGATGCTTTCTTTTCCATTGTTAGAACTTGGAAGGATGGCCGATGCTGAGGGGGCTGCAAGAAAAGGACTGGGTATCAACAGCTGTGACCTTTGGTCACAACATAAT CTATGCCATGTTATTCAGTATGAGTGTCATTTTGAAGAAGCTGTAAAGTTCATGGAAACTTGTTCTTCCACATGGAATTCGTGTTCATCTTTCAT GTATACTCACAACTGGTGGCATGTTGCTGTCTGTTATCTGGAAGGTGATTCTCCATTGGATAAGGTTCTTGAAGTTTATGATCACTGTATATGGAAGGAACTGGAAAGAAGTGATGCTGAGCCAGCAGAG GTGTATGTGAATGCACTAGCCTTGCTGATGCGGATCTACGTGCGGGACCATATGCATCATATTGCAGAACGGCTGATGTTGCTAGCAAATGTTTTCAAGGATGAG TCTATGTGGCATGTTGAGTGGCATCTTGATATCCTGGCACTATGGGCCTTAGCTAGTACAAAAGAGACAAGTAAAGCAGAGGGTCTACTTAAATCCATTAAATCAAG GTTTTCCTTAATGAGTAGGAAGAAGCAACAGCAAATGCAAAGTGCAATTCGG CTTGCAGAAGCCATTTATGAATACGGAAGGGGTAACTTTCAAAGTGTTTTTGACTTACTTGGTCCGGATTTTGATGCCACTGGCTTTAAA ATGATTGGTGCATCTGACGAACAGCTtgatgtctttaatgaagtttggtACATTGTTCTGTTGAATATTGGACAATTTTCCAAAG TAATCGAAGAGGTCAAAAAGCAAGTTTGTAAAAGAGGAGCCCCTTTCTTGTGGCAATTGCTG GAAAAGGCATATTCCATGGAGGGGAGATCAGATGCTCTCCTTGCAGGTGAACGGGCAAAGGTTTTAGAAGCTGCCTCCTTCAAGTAA
- the LOC135673784 gene encoding uncharacterized protein LOC135673784 isoform X3: protein MLGGEREREREMDGGIDATTRSDRWGYPVRTASDACIAAIDAYYDQVLAYGRDRAIILRAARHDPSCVLANALSAHFLAGKDPAESSRLLGAASDSLDNATPYEGAVFGAISCLMAYDRDDDLAVDRHFELLKEFPKDLLSLKRAQTLCFYMGRPDLSLNLVQEVLVYNKDQSYIYGMLSFPLLELGRMADAEGAARKGLGINSCDLWSQHNLCHVIQYECHFEEAVKFMETCSSTWNSCSSFMYTHNWWHVAVCYLEGDSPLDKVLEVYDHCIWKELERSDAEPAEVYVNALALLMRIYVRDHMHHIAERLMLLANVFKDESMWHVEWHLDILALWALASTKETSKAEGLLKSIKSRFSLMSRKKQQQMQSAIRLAEAIYEYGRGNFQSVFDLLGPDFDATGFKMIGASDEQLDVFNEVWYIVLLNIGQFSKVIEEVKKQVCKRGAPFLWQLLEKAYSMEGRSDALLAGERAKVLEAASFK, encoded by the exons ATGctcgggggagagagagagagggagagagagatggaCGGAGGAATTGATGCGACGACTCGAAGCGACCGGTGGGGATACCCGGTACGGACAGCCTCCGACGCCTGCATCGCCGCCATCGATGCCTACTACGACCAAGTCCTCGCCTACGGTCGCGACCGAGCGATCATCCTCCGTGCCGCCCGCCACGACCCCTCCTGCGTCCTCGCCAACGCCCTTTCAGCCCACTTTCTCGCAGGCAAGGACCCCGCCGAATCCTCCCGTCTCCTCGGTGCCGCCTCCGACTCCCTG GATAATGCTACTCCCTACGAGGGGGCAGTGTTCGGAGCGATCTCTTGCTTGATGGCGTATGACAGGGACGACGACTTGGCGGTAGATCGACACTTCGAG TTGCTGAAGGAGTTCCCTAAAGATCTTTTATCACTAAAAAGGGCACAGACCTTGTGCTTCTACATGGGTCGACCCGATCTATCGCTTAACCTAGTTCAAGAG GTACTGGTATATAACAAAGATCAGAGTTATATCTATGGGATGCTTTCTTTTCCATTGTTAGAACTTGGAAGGATGGCCGATGCTGAGGGGGCTGCAAGAAAAGGACTGGGTATCAACAGCTGTGACCTTTGGTCACAACATAAT CTATGCCATGTTATTCAGTATGAGTGTCATTTTGAAGAAGCTGTAAAGTTCATGGAAACTTGTTCTTCCACATGGAATTCGTGTTCATCTTTCAT GTATACTCACAACTGGTGGCATGTTGCTGTCTGTTATCTGGAAGGTGATTCTCCATTGGATAAGGTTCTTGAAGTTTATGATCACTGTATATGGAAGGAACTGGAAAGAAGTGATGCTGAGCCAGCAGAG GTGTATGTGAATGCACTAGCCTTGCTGATGCGGATCTACGTGCGGGACCATATGCATCATATTGCAGAACGGCTGATGTTGCTAGCAAATGTTTTCAAGGATGAG TCTATGTGGCATGTTGAGTGGCATCTTGATATCCTGGCACTATGGGCCTTAGCTAGTACAAAAGAGACAAGTAAAGCAGAGGGTCTACTTAAATCCATTAAATCAAG GTTTTCCTTAATGAGTAGGAAGAAGCAACAGCAAATGCAAAGTGCAATTCGG CTTGCAGAAGCCATTTATGAATACGGAAGGGGTAACTTTCAAAGTGTTTTTGACTTACTTGGTCCGGATTTTGATGCCACTGGCTTTAAA ATGATTGGTGCATCTGACGAACAGCTtgatgtctttaatgaagtttggtACATTGTTCTGTTGAATATTGGACAATTTTCCAAAG TAATCGAAGAGGTCAAAAAGCAAGTTTGTAAAAGAGGAGCCCCTTTCTTGTGGCAATTGCTG GAAAAGGCATATTCCATGGAGGGGAGATCAGATGCTCTCCTTGCAGGTGAACGGGCAAAGGTTTTAGAAGCTGCCTCCTTCAAGTAA
- the LOC135673783 gene encoding protein NUCLEAR FUSION DEFECTIVE 4-like isoform X1: MMHEGAMGVASSADAAARRSKWAAMAASTWIQCASGGSYCFGVYSPMLKSSQGYDQSTLDSVAFFKDVGANIGVLSGLLISSRAGHGRTWVVHLVGAAQCFVGYLLMWLSVTGCVPRPAPALMCFYMLLAAHAQTFFNTANVVTAVENFPDSRGTVIGIMKGFLGLSGAILIQIYQTMFDGNPSSFILMLALLPTFLTLLLMPYVKVHHRNGGSEKKFLDAFSLIAVTVAGYLMLVIIGECVLRIGSVAHILMFAALMMMLISPTAVVIKAQMIEAKALGESSCHERTRLMEDNLEGAPEERTYDRVAADRTCVQHDPTASNKLACGSGHEPSNGDLILLQRGENFSITQAMSTCDFWLLFSAMACGMGSGLATVNNISQIGGSLGYTSLETSTLVSLWSIWNFLGRFGSGYISDYFLHRKGWARPLFISLTLAVMSVGHAVIATGLPGSLYVGSVLVGICYGSQWSLMPSITSELFGLQHFGTIFNTIAIASPFGSYILSVRVVGYIYDMESSTSSSDIHDCIGRHCFMLSFLIMASVSLFGTVVALILFGRTRRFYEQVIYTKLQSHVQ; encoded by the exons ATGATGCACGAGGGCGCCATGGGGGTCGCATCGTCCGCTGACGCCGCCGCGCGGCGGAGCAAGTGGGCGGCGATGGCCGCGAGCACGTGGATCCAGTGCGCCTCCGGCGGTTCCTACTGCTTCGGGGTGTACTCTCCGATGCTCAAGTCGTCCCAGGGCTACGACCAGTCCACCCTCGATTCCGTCGCCTTCTTCAAGGACGTTGGCGCCAACATCGGCGTCCTCTCCGGCCTGCTAATCTCCTCCCGGGCGGGCCACGGGCGCACGTGGGTCGTCCACCTCGTCGGCGCTGCCCAGTGCTTCGTCGGGTACCTCCTCATGTGGCTCTCGGTGACCGGGTGCGTCCCCCGCCCGGCGCCGGCGCTGATGTGCTTCTACATGCTGCTGGCGGCGCACGCCCAGACGTTCTTCAATACCGCGAACGTGGTCACCGCGGTCGAGAACTTCCCGGATAGCCGGGGCACCGTCATCGGTATCATGAAG GGTTTTCTGGGTCTAAGTGGAGCTATTCTTATTCAAATATATCAGACAATGTTTGATGGCAACCCAAGCTCTTTTATACTGATGCTTGCGCTGTTGCCAACTTTCCTCACACTACTACTAATGCCTTACGTAAAAGTTCACCACAGAAATGGTGGTTCTGAGAAGAAATTTCTTGATGCTTTTTCACTCATAGCTGTAACTGTTGCTGGTTATCTTATGCTTGTTATAATTGGGGAGTGCGTCTTAAGAATAGGATCAGTAGCCCATATCCTGATGTTTGCTGCTCTCATGATGATGCTCATCTCTCCAACTGCTGTTGTAATTAAAGCTCAGATGATCGAAGCAAAGGCACTTGGAGAAAGTTCTTGTCATGAAAGGACCAGATTAATGGAAGATAATCTAGAAGGAGCTCCAGAAGAGCGAACATATGACCGAGTAGCAGCAGATAGAACCTGTGTTCAGCATGATCCTACCGCATCAAACAAATTGGCCTGTGGTTCTGGGCATGAACCATCAAATGGAGATCTGATCCTGCTGCAGAGGGGCGAAAACTTCAGTATAACACAGGCCATGTCGACATGTGACTTCTGGTTGCTGTTCTCAGCCATGGCATGCGGCATGGGGTCAGGATTGGCCACAGTAAACAACATCAGTCAGATAGGAGGCTCTCTTGGATACACAAGCTTGGAGACAAGTACTTTGGTTTCTCTTTGGAGCATATGGAACTTCCTCGGTCGTTTTGGCAGCGGCTATATATCTGATTACTTCCTGCATCGTAAAGGTTGGGCGCGGCCCTTGTTCATCTCTCTAACCCTTGCGGTCATGAGTGTAGGCCATGCAGTCATCGCCACTGGCCTTCCTGGTTCTCTATATGTGGGATCTGTATTGGTTGGCATCTGTTATGGTTCTCAGTGGTCGCTTATGCCCAGCATCACATCTGAATTGTTTGGGCTACAACATTTCGGTACCATCTTCAACACCATTGCAATTGCAAGCCCATTTGGATCTTATATCCTCTCTGTAAGAGTGGTGGGGTACATATATGACATGGAGTCATCAACTTCATCATCGGACATTCATGACTGCATCGGCCGTCACTGCTTCATGTTATCATTTCTAATAATGGCATCTGTCAGCCTTTTCGGCACCGTTGTTGCATTGATATTGTTTGGCAGGACCAGAAGGTTTTACGAGCAAGTCATATATACAAAGCTGCAAAGTCATGTTCAATAA
- the LOC135673784 gene encoding uncharacterized protein LOC135673784 isoform X1, with product MLGGEREREREMDGGIDATTRSDRWGYPVRTASDACIAAIDAYYDQVLAYGRDRAIILRAARHDPSCVLANALSAHFLAGKDPAESSRLLGAASDSLDNATPYEGAVFGAISCLMAYDRDDDLAVDRHFELLKEFPKDLLSLKRAQTLCFYMGRPDLSLNLVQEVLFCMIGHCLVTLLLNAQQVLVYNKDQSYIYGMLSFPLLELGRMADAEGAARKGLGINSCDLWSQHNLCHVIQYECHFEEAVKFMETCSSTWNSCSSFMYTHNWWHVAVCYLEGDSPLDKVLEVYDHCIWKELERSDAEPAEVYVNALALLMRIYVRDHMHHIAERLMLLANVFKDESMWHVEWHLDILALWALASTKETSKAEGLLKSIKSRFSLMSRKKQQQMQSAIRLAEAIYEYGRGNFQSVFDLLGPDFDATGFKMIGASDEQLDVFNEVWYIVLLNIGQFSKVIEEVKKQVCKRGAPFLWQLLEKAYSMEGRSDALLAGERAKVLEAASFK from the exons ATGctcgggggagagagagagagggagagagagatggaCGGAGGAATTGATGCGACGACTCGAAGCGACCGGTGGGGATACCCGGTACGGACAGCCTCCGACGCCTGCATCGCCGCCATCGATGCCTACTACGACCAAGTCCTCGCCTACGGTCGCGACCGAGCGATCATCCTCCGTGCCGCCCGCCACGACCCCTCCTGCGTCCTCGCCAACGCCCTTTCAGCCCACTTTCTCGCAGGCAAGGACCCCGCCGAATCCTCCCGTCTCCTCGGTGCCGCCTCCGACTCCCTG GATAATGCTACTCCCTACGAGGGGGCAGTGTTCGGAGCGATCTCTTGCTTGATGGCGTATGACAGGGACGACGACTTGGCGGTAGATCGACACTTCGAG TTGCTGAAGGAGTTCCCTAAAGATCTTTTATCACTAAAAAGGGCACAGACCTTGTGCTTCTACATGGGTCGACCCGATCTATCGCTTAACCTAGTTCAAGAGGTTCTCTTCTGTATGAT tgGTCATTGCTTGGTAACTCTGCTACTGAATGCCCAGCAGGTACTGGTATATAACAAAGATCAGAGTTATATCTATGGGATGCTTTCTTTTCCATTGTTAGAACTTGGAAGGATGGCCGATGCTGAGGGGGCTGCAAGAAAAGGACTGGGTATCAACAGCTGTGACCTTTGGTCACAACATAAT CTATGCCATGTTATTCAGTATGAGTGTCATTTTGAAGAAGCTGTAAAGTTCATGGAAACTTGTTCTTCCACATGGAATTCGTGTTCATCTTTCAT GTATACTCACAACTGGTGGCATGTTGCTGTCTGTTATCTGGAAGGTGATTCTCCATTGGATAAGGTTCTTGAAGTTTATGATCACTGTATATGGAAGGAACTGGAAAGAAGTGATGCTGAGCCAGCAGAG GTGTATGTGAATGCACTAGCCTTGCTGATGCGGATCTACGTGCGGGACCATATGCATCATATTGCAGAACGGCTGATGTTGCTAGCAAATGTTTTCAAGGATGAG TCTATGTGGCATGTTGAGTGGCATCTTGATATCCTGGCACTATGGGCCTTAGCTAGTACAAAAGAGACAAGTAAAGCAGAGGGTCTACTTAAATCCATTAAATCAAG GTTTTCCTTAATGAGTAGGAAGAAGCAACAGCAAATGCAAAGTGCAATTCGG CTTGCAGAAGCCATTTATGAATACGGAAGGGGTAACTTTCAAAGTGTTTTTGACTTACTTGGTCCGGATTTTGATGCCACTGGCTTTAAA ATGATTGGTGCATCTGACGAACAGCTtgatgtctttaatgaagtttggtACATTGTTCTGTTGAATATTGGACAATTTTCCAAAG TAATCGAAGAGGTCAAAAAGCAAGTTTGTAAAAGAGGAGCCCCTTTCTTGTGGCAATTGCTG GAAAAGGCATATTCCATGGAGGGGAGATCAGATGCTCTCCTTGCAGGTGAACGGGCAAAGGTTTTAGAAGCTGCCTCCTTCAAGTAA
- the LOC135673783 gene encoding uncharacterized protein LOC135673783 isoform X2, which produces MMHEGAMGVASSADAAARRSKWAAMAASTWIQCASGGSYCFGVYSPMLKSSQGYDQSTLDSVAFFKDVGANIGVLSGLLISSRAGHGRTWVVHLVGAAQCFVGYLLMWLSVTGCVPRPAPALMCFYMLLAAHAQTFFNTANVVTAVENFPDSRGTVIGIMKMIEAKALGESSCHERTRLMEDNLEGAPEERTYDRVAADRTCVQHDPTASNKLACGSGHEPSNGDLILLQRGENFSITQAMSTCDFWLLFSAMACGMGSGLATVNNISQIGGSLGYTSLETSTLVSLWSIWNFLGRFGSGYISDYFLHRKGWARPLFISLTLAVMSVGHAVIATGLPGSLYVGSVLVGICYGSQWSLMPSITSELFGLQHFGTIFNTIAIASPFGSYILSVRVVGYIYDMESSTSSSDIHDCIGRHCFMLSFLIMASVSLFGTVVALILFGRTRRFYEQVIYTKLQSHVQ; this is translated from the exons ATGATGCACGAGGGCGCCATGGGGGTCGCATCGTCCGCTGACGCCGCCGCGCGGCGGAGCAAGTGGGCGGCGATGGCCGCGAGCACGTGGATCCAGTGCGCCTCCGGCGGTTCCTACTGCTTCGGGGTGTACTCTCCGATGCTCAAGTCGTCCCAGGGCTACGACCAGTCCACCCTCGATTCCGTCGCCTTCTTCAAGGACGTTGGCGCCAACATCGGCGTCCTCTCCGGCCTGCTAATCTCCTCCCGGGCGGGCCACGGGCGCACGTGGGTCGTCCACCTCGTCGGCGCTGCCCAGTGCTTCGTCGGGTACCTCCTCATGTGGCTCTCGGTGACCGGGTGCGTCCCCCGCCCGGCGCCGGCGCTGATGTGCTTCTACATGCTGCTGGCGGCGCACGCCCAGACGTTCTTCAATACCGCGAACGTGGTCACCGCGGTCGAGAACTTCCCGGATAGCCGGGGCACCGTCATCGGTATCATGAAG ATGATCGAAGCAAAGGCACTTGGAGAAAGTTCTTGTCATGAAAGGACCAGATTAATGGAAGATAATCTAGAAGGAGCTCCAGAAGAGCGAACATATGACCGAGTAGCAGCAGATAGAACCTGTGTTCAGCATGATCCTACCGCATCAAACAAATTGGCCTGTGGTTCTGGGCATGAACCATCAAATGGAGATCTGATCCTGCTGCAGAGGGGCGAAAACTTCAGTATAACACAGGCCATGTCGACATGTGACTTCTGGTTGCTGTTCTCAGCCATGGCATGCGGCATGGGGTCAGGATTGGCCACAGTAAACAACATCAGTCAGATAGGAGGCTCTCTTGGATACACAAGCTTGGAGACAAGTACTTTGGTTTCTCTTTGGAGCATATGGAACTTCCTCGGTCGTTTTGGCAGCGGCTATATATCTGATTACTTCCTGCATCGTAAAGGTTGGGCGCGGCCCTTGTTCATCTCTCTAACCCTTGCGGTCATGAGTGTAGGCCATGCAGTCATCGCCACTGGCCTTCCTGGTTCTCTATATGTGGGATCTGTATTGGTTGGCATCTGTTATGGTTCTCAGTGGTCGCTTATGCCCAGCATCACATCTGAATTGTTTGGGCTACAACATTTCGGTACCATCTTCAACACCATTGCAATTGCAAGCCCATTTGGATCTTATATCCTCTCTGTAAGAGTGGTGGGGTACATATATGACATGGAGTCATCAACTTCATCATCGGACATTCATGACTGCATCGGCCGTCACTGCTTCATGTTATCATTTCTAATAATGGCATCTGTCAGCCTTTTCGGCACCGTTGTTGCATTGATATTGTTTGGCAGGACCAGAAGGTTTTACGAGCAAGTCATATATACAAAGCTGCAAAGTCATGTTCAATAA